The Prevotella melaninogenica nucleotide sequence CTTACTGGTGTTGCTCAGAAGAAGCAACTCCAGACTGTGCGTGATCAGATAAAGTCGGGAAAAGAACTCACAAAAGCAGAAAACACACTTCGTGGATTATTGGTTGATTCGGCTTCTAAGAAGAATAATAAAATATGGCTCCTTCTCTGTGATGTATTAACAAAACAATATGAGCAGGGAAATGAAAAATTATATTTGAAACAAAAGTATGACACGGCAGCCCTTTTTACTGTAACAAGGAAGTTGTATGATGTAATGTCACGCTTTGATTCTCTTGATGCTCAACCAGATGCTAAAGGAAGAGTACGTGCTAAATATAGAGCTAAGCATGCAGACTTCCTAAACTCTATTCGTCCTAATCTATTCAATGGAGGTTCATATTTTATCCATAAGAAAGATTATAATACGGCCTTTGATTATTATAGCGATTACTTGCTATCAGCAAATCATCCTCTGTTTGAAGGTTATGACTATATGCAGAAAGATGCTCTTATTCCGCATGCTGCTTATTGGGCTATGTTCTGTGGCTATAAGCTTAGTGATGCTGATAAGATTATGCAGTTTAAAGAGCAGGCAGAGCGTGATACCTCTATGCTAAACTTTGTAAGGCAGTATGAGGCTGAAGCATATTTGATAAAAAAGGATACTGCCATGTATGTAAAGTCTCTACAAGCAGGGTTCGAACAATATCCTAATTTTGCCTACTTCTTCCCACGATTGGTTGAATATTATGCTAAGATTGGAGAACATCAGAAAGCATTAGAAATCACGGAGCGTGCTTTGAAAGCTGATTCCACAAGTCTTTTGTTTCGTTTTGCTAAAAGTACAGCATTGCTGAACCTTGGTAGATACAATGAATGTATTGAGATTTGTAAGCAGCTGATAAAAGATAAAGACACTTATGCTGATGCTTATTATAATATAGGACTTGCATATTTCAATCAGGCGATAGAATTAAATAAAGATAGGCAGAAGTATCGTGCCAACAAGGAAAAGATTATAACATTATATCAGCGCTCTAAACCCTACATGGAGAAATACAGAGAGCTTGCTCCTACCGCTAAGAGTAAATGGTTAGCACCTTTGTATACTATTTACCTTAATTTGAATATGGGTAAGGAATTCGATGAAATTGATAAGTTGAGAAAGGAAAGATAAAGATGAATAATAATATTCTTAATAAACTTGGCATCACGCTCAATGCAATGCAGGAGGCTACGGCTGATGCAGTATTGCATACGGGTAAAGATGTTGTAGTGATGTCACCGACAGGTTCAGGTAAGACTTATGCTTACCTCCTACCATTAATTCAGCGGTTAGATGCTTCGTCAGATGCACTGCAGGCTGTAGTGTTGGTACCTGGACGTGAATTGGCATTGCAGTCAGCTAATGTTCTTAAGGATATGGGTAGTGGCTTACGCTCTATGCCTTTATATGGTGGACGTCCAACAATGGAAGAGCATCGTGTATTGAGAGATGTAAAACCTCAGATAGTCTTTGCTACTCCAGGACGTTTAAACGATCATCTTGATAAGGCTAATATTAATGCAGAAACGATAAAGTGGCTTGTCATTGATGAGTTTGACAAGTGTCTTGAATTTGGTTTTCAAGACGAAATGATGAGTATTCTCTGTAAGTTACCAAATATAGAAAGACGAATCCTACTTTCAGCAACAGAGTCTGAAACTATTCCTAATTTTGTATCAATGGGTAGGACCGTTCATTTGGATTATCGTACAGAAGATGAGAATATTCCTGATCGTATACGTCTCTACACAGTTACAAGTCCCGAAAAGGATAAACTTGAGGTATTGAAGAAACTTCTCCTTTCTTTAGGTGACAAAAGTAGTATTGTATTCTTGAATTATCGTGACTCCGTAGAACGCACAGCTTTATTCTTAAAGGAGAATGGTTTTACAATCAGTTGGTTCCATGGTGGCTTAGACCAGCGTGAACGTGAAGCATCTCTGTATCGTTTCTCAAATGGTTCTGCACCAATACTTGTTAGTACCGACTTAGCTTCACGTGGGTTGGATATACCAGATGTTGACAATATTATTCATTATCATTTCCCTGAAACTGAAGATAGCTATGTGCATAGAGTAGGGCGTACAGCACGTTGGGACAAGGAAGGAAGAACCTTCTTCATTCTTGGTCCAGAAGAACATTTGCCAGAGTATGTTACCAATGAGCATGAAGAATATAAGATACCAGAGACTTTACCAAAACCAGCTCAGCCTCGTATGGCAACAATATATATAGGTAAAGGAAAGAAAGATAAAATCTCAAAAATAGATATTGTAGGCTTTCTTTGTAAGAAAGGCGGATTAAAGTCTTCTGAAATTGGAAAGATTGATGTGAAAGATCGTTTTACTTATGTAGCAGTTTCACGCACAAAGATTAAAGAAATAATTTCATTGACTAAAGGTGAAAAAATAAAGGGTATTCGTACCGTTGTGGAAGAGGTAAGGTGACACATTATACAATGTGTCACCTTTTTCTTTAACATCCCTCTCCACGTGTATAAAACGCATACTATCTTGCAAATAAAAAAAATGATATTTTATTTGGAAGTATAAAAATAAAAGCGTATCTTCGCATCGTAGACCATCAAAACCTATTACATATTTAATACTGATAATAACTACAAAACATAAGTCAAACTTAAACTAAACAATCGAGATGAAAAAGTACAATTTTGGTGCAGGTCCATGTATCCTTCCACGTGAAGTAATCGAAAAGACAGCAAATGCCATTTTAGATTTTAATGGAATTGGTCTCTCAATTGCAGAAATCAGCCATCGTTCAAAGGATTTCCAGCCAGTAATGGACGAAGCTATGGCTTTAGTAAAGGAAGTATTAAATGTCCCAGAGGGCTATTCAGTGCTTTTCTTGGGTGGTGGTGCATCACTTGAGTTCTGCATGATTCCTTTCAACTTCTTGGTAAAGAAGGCTGGTTATTTAAATACTGGTGTTTGGGCAAAGAAGGCCATGAAGGAAGCTAAGTTGTTTGGAGATGTTGTTGAAGTTGCTTCATCTGCAGATGAAAACTATACATATCTTCCAAAGAACTTCGATGTTCCTACAGACTTGGATTATTTGCACATCACAACCAATAACACAATTTATGGTACTGAATATCACAAAGATTTAGATGTACCAGTTCGTTTGATTGGTGATATGTCTTCAGATATCTTTAGCCGTCCAGTTGATGTTTCTAAGTACGACTGCATCTATGGTGGTGCACAGAAGAATCTTTCTATGGCAGGTGTGACATTCATCATTATTAAGGATGAAGTTCTTGGTCGTGTACAACGTGAAATCCCAACAATGTTGGATTATCGTACACATATCAAGAAGGGTTCTATGTTCAATACTCCTCCTGTAGTGCCTATCTATACCGCTTTAGAGAACCTTCGTTGGATTAAAGCGAACGGTGGTGTTGAAGCAATGGAGAAACTTGCTAAGGAGCGTGCTGATATTGTTTACGGTGAAATCGATCGCAATAAGTTGTTCCGTGGTACAGTTAAGTGTGAGGAAGATCGCTCTTACATGAACATCTGCTTCGTTCTCAACGATGAGTATGCAGAATTACAAGATGAGTTCTTTAAGTTCGCTACTGAAAGAGGAATGGTTGGTATCAAGGGGCACCGCGATGTTGGTGGTTTCCGTGCAAGCTGCTACAACGCTATGACAGTTGAAGGCTGCAAGGCTCTTGTTGAAACAATGAAGGAGTTTGAAGCTAAACACTAAATATATAAAGATTAGACTTAGCAGTGGTGTACATGCCACCTGCTGAGTCTAAACGATAACTTTACTATATCTAACCAAAACATTAAGGCTATGAAAGTTTTAATTGCAACTGAAAAACCATTTGCACCATCTGCAGTGCAAGGTATTACAACCGAACTTAAGAATGCAGGACATGAGGTTGTTCTGCTTGAAAAATATACAGAGAAAGCTGAATTGCTTGAAGCAGTAAAAGATGCTGATGCAATGATCGTACGCTCTGACAAAGTTACACCAGAAGTACTTGACGCAGCTAAGCAGTTGAAGATAGTTGTTCGTGCAGGTGCTGGTTATGACTCTATTGATACAGCCTATGCAAAGGAGAAGAATGTTGTTGTAGAAAATACTCCTGGACAGAACTCTAATGCTGTTGCTGAACTTGTATTTGGTTTGTTGGTATATGCCGTACGTAGTTTCTATAATGGCAAGGCTGGTACAGAATTGATGGGCAAGAAACTTGGTATTCTTGCTTTCGGTAATGTTGGTCGTAATGTAGCTCGTATCGCCAAAGGCTTTGGTATGGAAGTGTACGCATACGATGCATTCTGCCCTGCAGAGGCTATTGAAGCAGCGGGTGTTCATGCTTGTAAGATACAAGATGAATTATTCCAGACTTGTGACGTTTTGTCACTCCATATCCCTGCAACTCCACAGACCGTTAAGAGTATTGATTATCGTTTAGTTAACCTTCTCCCAAAGAAGGGTATCCTCATTAATACTGCCCGCAAGGAAGTTATCAATGAGGAGGAACTTCTGAAGTTGATGGCTGAGCGTGAAGACTTGAAGTTTGTGACAGATATTATGCCTGATGCTGATGCTGAATTCAAGAAATTTGAAGGACGTTACTTCTCTACTCCAAAGAAGATGGGTGCACAGACAGCTGAAGCTAATAATAATGCTGGTATTGCTGCAGCAAAGCAGATTAATGCTTTCTTTGCTACAGGTGATACTAAATTCCAAGTAAATAAATAACTTTCTAATACATAAGGGTTGATTGTCTTAATCTACTAAGTGAGGTTGTGACTTTCAATCCTTTTATTTTTATTTAAAAACTAACACTATGGCAGTAATAAAACCTTTTAAAGGTATCCGCCCTCCAAAGGACTTGGTTGAGTCTGTCGCAAGTCGTCCATACGATGTTTTGGATTCTGAAGAAGCTCGTGCAGAAGCTGGAGACAACGAGAAGAGTTTATATCATATCATCAAACCAGAAATCAACTTTGAAGTTGGCACAAGTGAATATGATCCAAGAGCTTATAATAGTGCTGTTGAACAATTCCAGAAGTTCCAAAATGAAGGTTGGTTAGTCCAAGACGATAAGGAACATTATTATATCTATGCACAAACTATGAATGGCAAAACTCAATATGGTCTTGTTGTTGGAGCATATGTTAATGATTATCTGACTGGTAATATCAAGAAGCATGAGCTAACTCGTAGAGATAAGGAAGAAGACCGTATGAAACATGTTCGCATTTGTAATGCTAATGTTGAACCAGTGTTCTTTGCTTATCCTGATAATCAGGTACTTGATACTTTGTTGGCTCGATATGCTGCAACAAAACCTGAATATGATTTTGTTGCACCTGATGATGGTTTCAGACATCAGTTCTGGGTTATTACAGATGAAGCTGACATCAAGACTATAACTGAAGAGTTTAAGAAGATGCCAAGTCTTTATATTGCAGATGGACACCATCGTTCTGCTGCAGCTGCTTTAGTAGGTGCAGAGAAGGCTAAGAACAATGAAAATCATAAGGGTGACGAGGAGTATAACTACTTTATGGCAGTATGCTTCCAGGCAAGTCAATTAACGATTCTTGACTATAATCGTGTTATCAAGGATTTAAATGGCATGGAAGTTGCTGAGTTCTTAAAAGCTTTGGAGAAGAACTTTACTGTTGAGCTGAAAGGACAAGATGAATATCGCCCAACAAAGTTGCATGAATTCTCTATGTACCTTGACGGCAACTGGTATAGCTTGGTTGCTAAACCTGGTACATACGATGATAATGACCCTATTGGTGTTCTTGATGTTGACATCTCAAGTCGATTAATTTTGGACGAACTAATGGGCATTAAAGACCTCCGTTCAGACAAACGTATTGATTTCGTTGGTGGTCTGCGTGGTCTTGGAGAACTGAAGCGTCGTGTTGATAGTGGTGAAATGCGTTGGGCATTGGCACTCTATCCTGTATCAATGCAGCAGATTATGGATATTGCTGATAGTGGAAAGATTATGCCACCTAAGGCAACATGGTTTGAACCAAAACTTCGTTCTGGTCTTGTCATCCATAAGCTGGATTGATGCAAGATTAACATAAATTGAATGGATAGCGATAAATATAAGACAATAAAAGAGAAAGCGATTAGCGAGGGATATTACTCTGAAAAGCGGAGTAAGTTCCTCGCTTTTGCGCATCATGTTGATTCTGTCGAAGAGGCGTTAGAGATAGTAAAAGAATATCGAAAGAAGTATTATGATGCTCGCCATTGCTGCTATGCTTATAGAGTAGGTTTTGATGGTACTGAATTCCGAGCAAATGATGATGGAGAACCGTCTTCAACAGCAGGTAAGCCTATTCTTGGACAGATTGACAGTTACGGATTAACAAATACACTCATTTGTGTTATTCGGTATTATGGAGGTATAAACCTCGGTACTGGTGGTTTGATTGTTGCTTACCGTGAGGCTGCAGCAGATGCATTATCAAATAGCGAGATAGAAGAAAAATTCATTGAGGAGGAAGTGAAATATACATTTACTTATCCGATGATGAATGATGTTATGCGAATCATTAAGGAAATGAATCCTCGCATTGTTAATCAAGTATTTGACAATACTTGTGAAGTTGTTCTTTCTATCAGAAAAGGGCAGGCAGAAGAACTACGCACTCGACTGAAGAAATTGTCTTTTGATTGATACGCAATTTAGGAAAGATAAAAATATAGGACACAAAATCTATTATTAATACTACCAAGGTTAGATAACAGAAAGATTATACAATGACAGAATTGAATAAAAAAACAGACTGATATGACTTTACATGAAGCTATTATTTACGTATTAGAAGGCTATGGTTCCGCGATGAGCTCTGCTGAAATAGCCCAGGAAATATTTGACAAGAAATTATATCTGCAACAGGCAGGTTCTATGGCTCCAGCCAAACAGATAAGAGATCGTGCAAGAAAATATCCACAGCTTTTTATTATTGAAGACGGTAAAATACGCCTTAAAACATCTTTAGACTTCACTGATAGTCAAAAGAATAAATCGTCAATTAATCTTTGTCAGTTTACCTCTTCACCATTTCCCAAAAGCAAATGTAAAGAAAATTTGCCATCAGTTTCTCAAGATATGTCTTCTAATTTTAAACAGGGACTTGTTCCATGGGTAAATGAGAAAACCAAGGTACTCATCTTAGGTACTATGCCTGGAGATATTTCTATCCAGCAGCAGTCCTACTATCTTAATCCACGCAATACGTTTTGGAAGATTATCAATAATCTTTTCAATTCAACAAGTAGATTAGAAAAGAGCCGTTCATTTCTTAACAAAATCGGTATAGGGCTGTGGGATGTTTATAAGGAAGGTTTAAGAAAAGGTAGTCTTGATACAGGCTTCATCGGCAATCCTTCTACTAATGAGATAAAAGACCTACTGAATCAATATCAATCCATTAAATACCTTATCTTTAATGGTCAAAAAGCATATAAGGCTTTCCTAAAGGCAATTGGCAAAGTTAATATACCATGTTATGTCTTTCCATCAATGTCTTCTGCCTATAGCCGAATGACATTCGAAGAGAAGTTGAAAGTATGGACTAAACTAAAGGAGTTGCTGAAATGAAATTCTAACAAGTTGACATCAGGCTTTCATTCATCTATTTTTTCGGACGTCAAGCTACGTAGTGTTTGTAAACTATTTTCACGCAATTCAAAACCAAAACATGCCCTTTTAGCTTCTAAAAGATGCCTAATTGGCTTGTAAAAGGTGCCCTATTGAGATCTTACTAACGCCCTTTTGAAGTCTAATTAAGCACCTTTTAAAACACATCTTTATAACCAGCTGATTTACTGTTTGTTGTAGACTTTCTTTTTGGTAGCATTTTTATCATTACTTATATGTGTTTATTATATTTTTTTGTAAATATAATATCATCCCTTTATCTGTATTTTCGGGGTATAATAATGAATCGGTTTTTAGTATAGGAAGATATAGGGAAAAAAACTAATTAACAATATTGGCTATTTGTTTGTTTTATATCTAATTTCCGTTTTTCTATTAAAGCAATACGAAAGGCGATTAGACAATAATCAGGAGAACCTTATTTTATCCCATTCTCTTTTTGCTTTTTTACCTTTTTAAACTCTTCTATTCCATTTTTTTTGTGTTACTTTGCAGGTAATTATATGAGTTTACTAACGTATTAATCCTACTTATTAAGGATATTTTCTCGAGAAAGTTGTTAATGACTAACATTTTAAATATGAATAGGAGCTTGAAATGGCTGGTTGCAATTGTAGCAATACCTGTCATTCTGTTTCTTATCCTCGCAGCTTTACTATATTGTCCACCCGTTCAAAATTGGGCTGTAAAGCATGTGGCAGCCTATGTTTCAGACAAGACTGGAATGGAGGTAAGCATCGATAGGGTCAATCTATCTTTTCCTTTAGATCTTCAGTTAGATGGTCTAAAGATGCTTCGCCCGAATGATTCTATCCCTAATAAGAAAGATACGGTGGCAGATGTACATCGCTTGGTGGCTAATGTAGACCTATTGCCATTGCTTAAAAGTAGGGTAGAAGTAAACGAACTAACCTTTACAAAACTCAAAGCAAATACCGTCAACTTTATTGGTGACCTGCGTATTCGTGGTGATTTGCAACGCTTGCATATTGTTAGCCATGCAGTTAACCTTGTTGGTGATTCTGTTCGTGTAAATAAAGCAGATATAGAAGGGGGATGGGTTGATATTGCTTTGGGCGATACTGTACCCGAAGATCCAAACAAACAGAAGCCACTTTGGCGTATTAATATAGATAAACTTAATCTTACAAAAACAGATTTTCGCCTCCATATGCCTGGCGACACAATGAGTGTTCGTGCTAACTTCAAGAAAGCAGCAGCTAACGGAGCAGAACTTCTATTACATGACAACATATACAAGGTTGCAAACGTAGATTGGCAAGGCGGTGATTTTAGTTATAATCAAAACTATGTACGCCATGCAAAGACAGGTTTTGATGCAGCACATATAGCCATGCAAGATGTTAATTTGGGTATAGATTCCTTCCTATATGCTGCTCCAAAGATTCGATTACGTGTTCGTACAGCTAATATGAAGGAAAAGAGTGGACTGATAGTAAAGGATTTCAGTGGACCATTTTCTATGGATTCTACAAGTATCAATCTACCTGATTTGTATTTCCGACTACCTAACACTGAGCTTTCTGGACGGTTTACGATGGATATGAATGCCTTTGCTGATAAGAATCCAGGGCAGATATCTACTCAGTTAGATGGTTTTCTACGTCTGGAAGATTTGCACCCGTTCCTAACCTCCGTACCAAAGAATATTTATCAGGCTATTCCTAATCAAAGTATCATCATAAAGGGTCAACTGGATGGAAATCTTCGTTCAGCAGCTTTTAAACAGCTTCGTTTAGCTATGCCAGGCTATTTTGACATTACAGGAACAGGATGGATAGCTGATATGATGTCTGGAGTTAGTCATCTTCGCAGCGACTTAAAACTTAAAGGAACAGCAAGTAATCTTAGTTTTGTTTCTAAATTATTACCACGTGATGTGCGCAAGACAATAGCTTTCCCACATGGAGTAGGTATAAATGGTGATATTCATGTGCGTAAAACACTGTACACAGGTAGCATACAGTTGACACAAGGTGGCGGACGTATTCGATTGAATGGTGCTTATAATACAGCAACAGAACTATATCGTATTACAGCAGATGCAACTTTATTCCCTGTTCATCGTTTCTTACCCCATATGGGTTTATCAGCTTTCTCCGGAACAATAAAGATGCAAGGACGAGGCACAGACTTCTTAAATCCAAAATCATCAACCAATCTCAGCCTTCGTATTCGTAGTTTCAAATATGGTAACTACGTATTGGATGGCTTGAATGGAGACATTTCAAAACATGGAGAGCAACTTTCGGCTCATGTAAAGAGTACGAACCGAATGATAAGTGGCGACTTCACTTATAAAGGCAGAGTTAATACAAAACTTGTGGATGGTCATCTACGTGGTTGGTTACGTCGTGTTGACTTGCACGCCATGGGCGTAATGAATCAAAGATATGTAGTTTCTACATGGGCTGATGTTGATGTACGCTCTGATATGAAGAACATTCATCATGTCAGTGGTCTACTTCGTTCGTTCCGCCTTCTGCAAGAAGGACGAAAGAAAAGTAGACTTTTAGCAGCTGGAAACTTTGATATGCGAGCTGATGTACGCCCAGGTAGCCTTGACACTCACATAAAAGGAAATCTATCAGAAGCTGATTTGCAGGCTTTTGGATTTATAGATAAGCATTATATAACATCTGCTAATACAGACATTACGCTTCGTTCAGATATGAAGAAGTACTATACTGTAAGTGGAAATGTGGGTAATTTATTACTAAGCGAACAACGTAAGGGAGAGCGTTTACCATTAGCTGAAGGTAATTTCAATCTTGATGCAACCATGCGTGGTGATCAAATTGAAGGTTCAATAAATGGTGTTTTCCCACGTGTAGACCTTTACCAATTAGGAATTGTAGACAAAGCGATGACAAGTAGTTTCTCTACTAACACCTCATTTGCAATGTCTGGCAAAGATAATTTGAATGTTCGTGGTTTGATTGGCAATCTTCGTGTTACCGAAAAAGACCGTACTTATACTCCTGGTGATGTAAATGTTGACCTTATGAGTCGTCGTGATACAGTGCATGCAGTTCTGAATGGTGGAGACTTCCATCTCAGTACAGCTTTTAATAGTAGTGTCAACCAATTGGCAGAAAGTGGAAAGCGAATCTATAAGACTGTACGTGAGCAATTGACTAATCGTCGTATAGATCAGTCTGCTATACTCCGTCAGTTACCAACAGGACACTTTACGCTCCGCAGTGGACGTGATAATTTATTCTCTAACTTGTTAGCACGAGATGGATATGCCTTTAGTCAGGCAGATATTAACCTGACATCATCACCAACAAAGGGACTCGATGGAAGAATTAGTATTGATTCTTTGGTATATAATGATATTCTTCTCGACAGTATTAGGGCTGACCTTAACAGTATTGATGGACAGTTGAACTATACGCTATCTGTAATAAATAGCCCTAATAATACATATCCTTATCATGGATCTTTGCAGGGTGCGCTCTATGAACATGGTTTGAAGACACATGCAACCATCCTTGATAATAAGGGTAAGACTGGTTTCGACTTAGCGATGAAGGCTGCTATGAAGGGTAGGGGAATAGAACTTTCTATTACTTCTCCTCAATCTATCTTAGGTTATAAGTCATTTACTGTCAATGATTCCAACTATATCTACATTGGACGTGACCGTCGTCTATCTGCCAATCTTCGTCTGGAAGCAGCTGACGGAACTGGTATGCTCGTATCAACAGAAGATAATGATTCTACTTCATTACAAAATGTTACACTCTCAATGAACCACTTTGAGTTGGGTAGTTTGTTTGAAGTCTTACCATTTACGCCGAAGTTGTCGGGTATGCTGGACGGTGACTATCACCTTGTTCAGACTGAAAAGGAACTCACGATATCAAGCGATATGACTATTAAGAAGCTTGTTTATGAGAATAGTCCTATGGGAGATGTGGGCACACAGTTTGTTTATATGCCTAAGGGAGATGGTACTCACTATGTTGATGGTATAATAACACAAAACGGAAAGGAAGTCGGTTCACTTTCGGGTACCTATAATAATGAGGGGGCTGGAGAACTTGATGCTACTTTAGAGATGAATCGTTTCCCACTGAATTACGTCAATGGCTTTGTTCCTGACCAAATTGTAGGCCTCGATGGAGTAGGAGAAGGAACGTTAACAGTAAAAGGGCCGCTGAAGAAGTTGGATATCAATGGTGAAGTTTATCTTGATTCAACTTATTTGGTGAGTGCACCTTACGGCATAAGGATGCGCTTTGCAGATGATCCTGTCCAAATACACAATAGCCATATTCAGTTTGAAAACTTCGAACTCTTTGCAAGTAATGGTTCACCACTCGACATATCGGGCTACTTAGATTTCTCTAATCTTAATAAGATGCAGCTTGATGCGCAAATGAGAGCTAAGGACTTCCAGATTATTGATGCGAAGAAAAATCCTCGTTCAGAAGTTTATGGAAAGGCTTTCGTTGACTTTACAGGACGAATAAACGGCCTTTTAAACAACTTACAGTTAGTTGGAAAGCTTGATGTCTTAGGTAATACAGATGTCACATACGTAGTACGCGATGGTACATTATCTACTGATGACGATTTGAAAGACCTCGTTCAGTTCACTAACTTCAATGATTCTACGGTTAATGTTGTCAAACGTCCAGATATTACTGGCTTTACAATGGGGCTTAGTGTAAATATTGATGAGCAGGCACATGTATTATGTGCGTTGAATGCTGACCAGTCTAATTATGTCGATTTTGTAGGTGGTGGCAATCTACTTCTTAACTATGACCCAACCAATGGTGTGCAGGTTCGAGGTAGATATACGTTGAGTGATGGTAAGATGAAATACTCTCTGCCAGTTATTCCACTCCGCACTTTCAACATTAAAGACGGAAGTTATCTTGAATTTACGGGTGATCCTATGAAGCCTACACTTAAAATTACAGCAACAGAAGTAGTAAGAACAAGTGTTTCCAGTGGTTCTGGGGAAGGTAGAATCATTGATTTTGAATGTGGTGTAAGCCTTAGCAAGCAATTCCCTAAACCTGGAGTTGAGTTTATCATCACCGCCCCAGAGGATCAAGAGATGCAGAATATTCTTAATATCAAGAGTGTTGAGGAACGTTCAAAACTTGCAGTTATGATGTTGGCATCGGGTATGTATTTTGATGGCAATAACTCAGCAAGCGCCAATACAGCCATGAATGGTGCATTAGCAGGCTTCCTACAGACACAGGTTAACTCTATTACGGGTAAAGCCCTTAACTCTATGGGACTTGACTTGACTGCCAATATGGAAAGTGCTGCCGATGTGAATGGCAACTTACACACCGACTATACCTTCAAGTTCTCAAAACGTCTGTGGAATAATCGCCTACGTATCATTATGGGTGGACGAGTTTCAACAGGTTCACAGTTCTCTGAAGATAATGGTGCTTACTTCGATAACTTCTCGCTTGAATATCGTCTAAACCAAAAAGAAACCAAGTATTTGAAACTCTACTATGAGCGTGAGGCATACGATTGGTTAGAAGGTAACTTGAGTGAGTTTGGTGCTGGCTTCATGTGGCGTCGTAAGTTACGTCATTTCAAGGATATCTTCCGCTCTAAAGAAGATAATCCAGTAGTAGCACCACAGACTGAGAAGCCTAAACGAGATACATTAATAAACTTTGTAAATGACAAAAAGAAATAAATATATAAGAACAACAGGTGGAAAAGGAGTCATAGAACTATTTGCTTTTATGGCATTCTTATTCATACTTGTTGCCTGTAGTACGACTTCTGCCATCCCTAATGGTGAAT carries:
- a CDS encoding DEAD/DEAH box helicase; protein product: MNNNILNKLGITLNAMQEATADAVLHTGKDVVVMSPTGSGKTYAYLLPLIQRLDASSDALQAVVLVPGRELALQSANVLKDMGSGLRSMPLYGGRPTMEEHRVLRDVKPQIVFATPGRLNDHLDKANINAETIKWLVIDEFDKCLEFGFQDEMMSILCKLPNIERRILLSATESETIPNFVSMGRTVHLDYRTEDENIPDRIRLYTVTSPEKDKLEVLKKLLLSLGDKSSIVFLNYRDSVERTALFLKENGFTISWFHGGLDQREREASLYRFSNGSAPILVSTDLASRGLDIPDVDNIIHYHFPETEDSYVHRVGRTARWDKEGRTFFILGPEEHLPEYVTNEHEEYKIPETLPKPAQPRMATIYIGKGKKDKISKIDIVGFLCKKGGLKSSEIGKIDVKDRFTYVAVSRTKIKEIISLTKGEKIKGIRTVVEEVR
- the serC gene encoding 3-phosphoserine/phosphohydroxythreonine transaminase, yielding MKKYNFGAGPCILPREVIEKTANAILDFNGIGLSIAEISHRSKDFQPVMDEAMALVKEVLNVPEGYSVLFLGGGASLEFCMIPFNFLVKKAGYLNTGVWAKKAMKEAKLFGDVVEVASSADENYTYLPKNFDVPTDLDYLHITTNNTIYGTEYHKDLDVPVRLIGDMSSDIFSRPVDVSKYDCIYGGAQKNLSMAGVTFIIIKDEVLGRVQREIPTMLDYRTHIKKGSMFNTPPVVPIYTALENLRWIKANGGVEAMEKLAKERADIVYGEIDRNKLFRGTVKCEEDRSYMNICFVLNDEYAELQDEFFKFATERGMVGIKGHRDVGGFRASCYNAMTVEGCKALVETMKEFEAKH
- a CDS encoding NAD(P)-dependent oxidoreductase, which gives rise to MKVLIATEKPFAPSAVQGITTELKNAGHEVVLLEKYTEKAELLEAVKDADAMIVRSDKVTPEVLDAAKQLKIVVRAGAGYDSIDTAYAKEKNVVVENTPGQNSNAVAELVFGLLVYAVRSFYNGKAGTELMGKKLGILAFGNVGRNVARIAKGFGMEVYAYDAFCPAEAIEAAGVHACKIQDELFQTCDVLSLHIPATPQTVKSIDYRLVNLLPKKGILINTARKEVINEEELLKLMAEREDLKFVTDIMPDADAEFKKFEGRYFSTPKKMGAQTAEANNNAGIAAAKQINAFFATGDTKFQVNK
- a CDS encoding DUF1015 domain-containing protein, yielding MAVIKPFKGIRPPKDLVESVASRPYDVLDSEEARAEAGDNEKSLYHIIKPEINFEVGTSEYDPRAYNSAVEQFQKFQNEGWLVQDDKEHYYIYAQTMNGKTQYGLVVGAYVNDYLTGNIKKHELTRRDKEEDRMKHVRICNANVEPVFFAYPDNQVLDTLLARYAATKPEYDFVAPDDGFRHQFWVITDEADIKTITEEFKKMPSLYIADGHHRSAAAALVGAEKAKNNENHKGDEEYNYFMAVCFQASQLTILDYNRVIKDLNGMEVAEFLKALEKNFTVELKGQDEYRPTKLHEFSMYLDGNWYSLVAKPGTYDDNDPIGVLDVDISSRLILDELMGIKDLRSDKRIDFVGGLRGLGELKRRVDSGEMRWALALYPVSMQQIMDIADSGKIMPPKATWFEPKLRSGLVIHKLD
- a CDS encoding IMPACT family protein: MDSDKYKTIKEKAISEGYYSEKRSKFLAFAHHVDSVEEALEIVKEYRKKYYDARHCCYAYRVGFDGTEFRANDDGEPSSTAGKPILGQIDSYGLTNTLICVIRYYGGINLGTGGLIVAYREAAADALSNSEIEEKFIEEEVKYTFTYPMMNDVMRIIKEMNPRIVNQVFDNTCEVVLSIRKGQAEELRTRLKKLSFD
- a CDS encoding DNA-deoxyinosine glycosylase; its protein translation is MTLHEAIIYVLEGYGSAMSSAEIAQEIFDKKLYLQQAGSMAPAKQIRDRARKYPQLFIIEDGKIRLKTSLDFTDSQKNKSSINLCQFTSSPFPKSKCKENLPSVSQDMSSNFKQGLVPWVNEKTKVLILGTMPGDISIQQQSYYLNPRNTFWKIINNLFNSTSRLEKSRSFLNKIGIGLWDVYKEGLRKGSLDTGFIGNPSTNEIKDLLNQYQSIKYLIFNGQKAYKAFLKAIGKVNIPCYVFPSMSSAYSRMTFEEKLKVWTKLKELLK